A stretch of the Rhinoderma darwinii isolate aRhiDar2 chromosome 3, aRhiDar2.hap1, whole genome shotgun sequence genome encodes the following:
- the SNRPG gene encoding small nuclear ribonucleoprotein G, with translation MSKAHPPELKKFMDKKLSLKLNGGRHVQGILRGFDPFMNLVVDECTEVSGSGNQNNIGMVVIRGNSIIMLEALERV, from the exons ATGAGTAAAGCGCACCCGCCCGAGTTGAAGAA GTTCATGGACAAGAAGCTGTCAT TGAAACTAAATGGCGGCAGACATGTACAGGGAATTCTGAGAGGGTTTGACCCATTTATGAACCTGGTTGTAGATGAGTGTACAGAGGTGTCTGGAAGTGGGAACCAAAACAACATTGGCATGGTG GTTATAAGAGGGAACAGCATCATTATGTTGGAAGCCTTGGAGAGAGTATAG